From Syngnathus typhle isolate RoL2023-S1 ecotype Sweden linkage group LG13, RoL_Styp_1.0, whole genome shotgun sequence, a single genomic window includes:
- the hfm1 gene encoding probable ATP-dependent DNA helicase HFM1 isoform X2: protein MTKMLDSNDCTLSLDNLFFEKPIVHKVKPLNHEVSLSPQQLEAPQSLFQIPDTHVMQEEAESIATEHSFQQRLNEEFQDSTSTLDDLWECQGFRDLCHDPRQSSIDAKDDSLQDTDGGTTSLKYSSVGDRKGLPLQRSLFKVPVSRRGGDSSNPNDLYSSHTASRPQTFPSPVSMATAPHPPLQSLRATFSQAAPPSPFLPPPLVSSATSRQNKGTTRALVAPAVRQPLHLQGSSGSAVLRPVSEIPEKFRPVFSEFPVFNYVQSKALDDILYTDKNFVACAPTGSGKTVLFELAIIHMLMETSAPWRGVKAVYMAPIKALCSQCFENWTKKFGPLGISCKELTGDTEIDDLFEIMNSHIILTTPEKWDSMTRKWKHNSLLQLVRLFLIDEVHVVKDATRGATLEVVVSRMKAIHAFRTIQSHDAGVSMRFVAVSATVPNVSDIADWLSSEKGPATYLALGEIHRPVKLKKVVLGFPCTPNQTEFKFDLSLNYKMAKIIQTYSDQKPALVFCSTRKGTQQSAAVLAKDTRFIMTVEHKQRLMEYAQSILDSQLKELVRVGVGFHHAGVDASDRKLIEKAFALGDLPVLFTTRTLAMGVNLPAHLVVIKSTMQYVAGSCEEYSDSDLLQMIGRAGRPQFDTSATAVIMTKMQTRDKLMKVMNGMEIIESSLHTHLVEHLNAEIVLQTISDVNMALDWIRSTFLYIRALKNPKHYGFSANIDRCGIEAKLQELCLKNLNSLSSINLITMDEDINIKPTEAGRLMARYCVAFNTMLQYSKVSGTENLSDVIKLVSKSKEFSDIQLRVTEKRSLNTLNLDKNRTTIRFPMEGKIKSNDMKVNCLIQAQLGSISIQEFGLTQDTARIFRIGMRISKCLSEYLSQHSKMGFSILLNSLILAKCFRAKLWENSPYVSKQVDKIGQTLSTAMVNAGLTTFSKIEQTNPREIEMILNRHPPFGNQIKEFVLHLPKYEVTLEQLPRYSCSTAEILVKVGLKNREVLLSKRTAPDSHYVSLLVGDSDNNCVFQQKFTDLLLLKCSSWSKKIEVTKASTGDEISVNLISSEYVGLDIQQKFNVFYSGKDRSETAPLKGNVTSREQGNKRQCNHLCKNKEQCGHECCKSGVTVVRKKPAAKANCFSSYLSDLRRRCDTLPPTPVKRLKVKMKENFSGVNMQQFLYNAKQRQTSDDGYQQSAMMDPSAGSSSQYEHHMDDFDNDDAVFMDMHQTMEKPARANITPRTQQASVGWRNAEPHVARPWQVSNRNTRSNDETLSQIPSVSFDLGNDWDDWSDLDDDIAVDTFLTQARSPKCNKSAHVAKSPCRPSAIAVRSIFPNKLNIPEPSPFIAGQLNQTKNPGMFGAGIATKSPDRKTTSNIAAPPPQIFKFFSPMGVLLDAVATDCGNSKEEEAFLGIFDGIF, encoded by the exons ATGACCAAGATGTTGGACTCAAATGACTGCACCTTGTCCTTGGACAATCTTTTTTTTGAGAAGCCAATCGTCCACAAAGT AAAGCCGCTGAACCATGAGGTCAGTCTGAGTCCACAGCAGTTGGAAGCGCCACAATCTCTTTTCCAGATTCCAGATACTCACGTTATGCAGGAAGAGGCAGAGTCTATCGCTACCGAGCACA GTTTCCAACAAAGACTGAATGAAGAGTTTCAAGACAGCACCAGTACGCTCGATGACCTTTGGGAATGTCAAGGTTTTCGGGATCTCTGTCATGATCCCCGTCAAAGTAGCATAGACGCAAAAGATGACAGTCTGCAAGATACTGATGGAGGAACCACCAGCTTGAAGTATTCTTCTGTGGGTGACAGAAAAGGCCTACCTCTGCAGAGAAG CTTGTTCAAGGTTCCCGTGTCAAGGCGCGGAGGTGACTCGTCAAACCCAAACGACCTCTATAGTAGTCACACAGCATCTAGACCTCAAACTTTCCCCAGTcccgtctccatggcaacagcgcctcatcctcctcttcagTCACTAAGGGCGACATTTAGCCAGGCTGCTCCTCCTTCCCCCTTCCTACCCCCTCCTCTGGTCTCATCAGCAACGAGCAGGCAGAACAAGGGCACAACGAGAGCCTTGGTTGCACCCGCTGTGCgtcagccgctccacctccaaG GATCTTCAGGATCTGCCGTTTTGCGCCCAGTCTCCGAAATCC CAGAAAAATTCAGACCCGTCTTCAGCGAGTTCCCCGTTTTTAACTACGTCCAGTCTAAGGCCCTAGATGAC ATTCTCTACACAGACAAGAACTTTGTGGCATGCGCTCCTACCGGATCTGGTAAAACTGTGCTGTTTGAACTGGCCATCATCCACATGTTAATGGAGACCTCAGCGCCTTGGAGAGGCGTCAAAGCTGTATACA TGGCCCCCATCAAAGCTCTCTGCAGTCAGTGCTTTGAGAACTGGACCAAGAAGTTTGGTCCTCTGGGGATAAGCTGCAAGGAGCTGACAGGCGACACCGAGATTGACGACTTATTTGAAATTATGAACTCCCATATCATCTTGACCACTCCA GAAAAATGGGACAGCATGACAAGAAAGTGGAAGCACAACTCTCTGCTGCAGTTGGTCAGACTCTTCCTTATAGATGAG GTTCATGTAGTGAAGGATGCAACCCGTGGTGCCACTCTCGAAGTGGTAGTTAGCAGGATGAAGGCTATCCACGCCTTCAGAACAATCCAGAGTCACGACGCGGGCGTCTCGATGAGGTTCGTGGCTGTGTCGGCCACCGTACCTAATGTTTCCGAC ATTGCCGACTGGTTGTCCAGCGAGAAGGGTCCGGCTACCTATCTGGCGTTGGGTGAGATCCACCGCCCGGTGAAACTGAAGAAAGTGGTGCTCGGATTCCCTTGTACCCCGAACCAAACAGAGTTCAAGTTCGACTTGTCTCTCAATTACAAGATGGCCAAAATCATACAGACCTACTCCGACCAGAAGCCTGCTTTAGTG TTTTGCTCCACCAGAAAAGGAACCCAGCAGTCAGCTGCTGTTCTGGCAAAGGATACACGCTTTATTATGACCGTGGAACACAAGCAAAg GTTGATGGAATACGCACAGTCCATTCTGGATTCACAATTAAAAG AGCTGGTGAGAGTGGGAGTCGGTTTCCACCACGCTGGAGTCGACGCATCAGACAGAAAATTGATCGAGAAGGCCTTCGCTCTCGGAGACCTGCCTGTCCTTT TTACGACGCGCACTCTGGCCATGGGAGTGAACCTGCCTGCTCACTTGGTGGTGATCAAGTCCACCATGCAGTATGTTGCAGGCTCCTGTGAGGAGTACAGTGATTCGGACCTGCTGCAGATGATTGGCCGGGCTGGAAGACCTCAG TTTGACACATCTGCCACAGCAGTGATCATGACCAAAATGCAAACCAGAGACAAGCTTATGAAAGTCATGAATGGGATGGAGATTATCGAAAGCAG TTTGCACACTCACCTAGTAGAGCACCTGAACGCCGAGATCGTTCTCCAAACCATCAGCGACGTCAACATGGCTCTGGACTGGATACGTTCCACCTTTCTCTACATCCGAGCGCTGAAGAACCCAAAACACTATG GATTCTCTGCTAACATAGACAGATGTGGAATTGAAGCAAAACTTCAAG AACTGTGTCTGAAGAACCTCAACTCTCTGTCTTCGATCAACCTGATCACTATGGATGAAGACATCAATATTAAACCTACAG AGGCCGGCAGGTTGATGGCAAGGTACTGCGTTGCCTTCAATACCATGCTGCAGTACAGCAAAGTATCTGGCACGGAAAACCTCTCGGACGTG ATTAAGCTGGTGTCGAAGAGCAAAGAGTTCAGTGACATTCAGCTGAGGGTGACTGAGAAGAGGTCCTTGAATACCTTGAACCTGGACAAGAACAGAACAACCATCAG GTTTCCGATGGAAGGAAAGATCAAAAGCAATGATATGAAAGTCAACTG CTTGATTCAAGCTCAGCTGGGGTCCATCTCAATTCAAGAGTTCGGCCTCACACAGGATACAGCCAGAATATTCCGGATCGGGATGCGCATCAGCAAGT GCCTTTCCGAATACCTGAGTCAGCATTCCAAGATGGGTTTCAGTATTCTGCTCAACTCTCTGATCCTGGCCAAATGTTTCCGAGCAAAACTTTGGGAGAACTCTCCGTATGTCTCCAAACAGGTTGACAAGATCG GCCAAACGCTGTCAACTGCTATGGTGAATGCCGGACTCACCACCTTCAGCAAGATTGAGCAAACCAACCCGAGGGAGATTGAAATG ATTCTCAACAGACACCCACCATTTGGAAACCAAATCAAGGAATTTGTCCTGCACCTTCCCAAGTACGAGGTCACCTTGGAGCAG CTGCCAAGATACAGTTGCAGTACGGCAGAGATTCTCGTCAAGGTTGGCCTCAAAAACCGAGAAGTGCTGCTGAGCAAGAGAACGGCTCCGGACAGTCACTATGTTTCTCTGCTCGTTGGAGACTCTGACAACAATTGCGTCTTCCAGCAGAAATTCAC TGACCTGTTGCTGTTGAAGTGCAGCAGCTGGTCAAAGAAGATCGAAGTGACAAAGGCCTCGACGGGAGATGAGATCAGCGTTAATCTCATCAGTTCGGAATATG TTGGCCTAGACATCCAGCAGAAGTTCAACGTGTTCTACTCGGGAAAAGACAGGTCTGAGACTGCGCCTCTAAAGGGAAACGTAACATCTCGGGAGCAAG GCAATAAAAGACAGTGCAACCATCTCTGCAAGAATAAGGAGCAGTGCGGCCATGAGTGTT GTAAAAGCGGTGTGACTGTGGTCCGGAAGAAGCCGGCAGCCAAAGccaattgtttttcttcatatctGAGCGATCTGAGAAGAAGATGTGACACACTTCCACCCACTCCAGTCAAGCGACTCAAG GTGAAAATGAAGGAGAACTTTTCGGGTGTCAACATGCAGCAGTTTTTATACAATGCTAAGCAACGACAAACCAG CGATGACGGATACCAGCAAAGTGCAATGATGGATCCGAGCGCAGGCAGTTCCTCCCAGTATGAGCACCATATGGACGACTTTGACAATG ATGATGCCGTATTTATGGACATGCACCAAACAATGGAGAAGCCAGCCCGAGCTAATATCACACCCCGTACCCAGCAAG CTTCCGTTGGGTGGAGGAACGCCGAACCACATGTTGCT AGACCCTGGCAAGTGTCGAATCGAAACACTCGCAGCAACGATGAGACATTGTCCCAAATACCAAGTGTCAGCTTTGACCTCGGAAATGATTGGGATGACTGGAGCGACTTGGACGACGACATTGCGGTTGACACGTTTCTGACTCAAGCTCGGTCACCTAAATGCAACAAATCag CTCATGTGGCTAAATCACCATGCCGCCCCTCTGCCATTGCAGTGAG atCAATTTTCCCAAACAAACTCAACATTCCTGAGCCCTCTCCTTTTATTGCTGGAC
- the hfm1 gene encoding probable ATP-dependent DNA helicase HFM1 isoform X1, translated as MTKMLDSNDCTLSLDNLFFEKPIVHKVKPLNHEVSLSPQQLEAPQSLFQIPDTHVMQEEAESIATEHSFQQRLNEEFQDSTSTLDDLWECQGFRDLCHDPRQSSIDAKDDSLQDTDGGTTSLKYSSVGDRKGLPLQRSLFKVPVSRRGGDSSNPNDLYSSHTASRPQTFPSPVSMATAPHPPLQSLRATFSQAAPPSPFLPPPLVSSATSRQNKGTTRALVAPAVRQPLHLQGSSGSAVLRPVSEIPEKFRPVFSEFPVFNYVQSKALDDILYTDKNFVACAPTGSGKTVLFELAIIHMLMETSAPWRGVKAVYMAPIKALCSQCFENWTKKFGPLGISCKELTGDTEIDDLFEIMNSHIILTTPEKWDSMTRKWKHNSLLQLVRLFLIDEVHVVKDATRGATLEVVVSRMKAIHAFRTIQSHDAGVSMRFVAVSATVPNVSDIADWLSSEKGPATYLALGEIHRPVKLKKVVLGFPCTPNQTEFKFDLSLNYKMAKIIQTYSDQKPALVFCSTRKGTQQSAAVLAKDTRFIMTVEHKQRLMEYAQSILDSQLKELVRVGVGFHHAGVDASDRKLIEKAFALGDLPVLFTTRTLAMGVNLPAHLVVIKSTMQYVAGSCEEYSDSDLLQMIGRAGRPQFDTSATAVIMTKMQTRDKLMKVMNGMEIIESSLHTHLVEHLNAEIVLQTISDVNMALDWIRSTFLYIRALKNPKHYGFSANIDRCGIEAKLQELCLKNLNSLSSINLITMDEDINIKPTEAGRLMARYCVAFNTMLQYSKVSGTENLSDVIKLVSKSKEFSDIQLRVTEKRSLNTLNLDKNRTTIRFPMEGKIKSNDMKVNWWVLSLPLAYFERYSKFVLFSPCSLIQAQLGSISIQEFGLTQDTARIFRIGMRISKCLSEYLSQHSKMGFSILLNSLILAKCFRAKLWENSPYVSKQVDKIGQTLSTAMVNAGLTTFSKIEQTNPREIEMILNRHPPFGNQIKEFVLHLPKYEVTLEQLPRYSCSTAEILVKVGLKNREVLLSKRTAPDSHYVSLLVGDSDNNCVFQQKFTDLLLLKCSSWSKKIEVTKASTGDEISVNLISSEYVGLDIQQKFNVFYSGKDRSETAPLKGNVTSREQGNKRQCNHLCKNKEQCGHECCKSGVTVVRKKPAAKANCFSSYLSDLRRRCDTLPPTPVKRLKVKMKENFSGVNMQQFLYNAKQRQTSDDGYQQSAMMDPSAGSSSQYEHHMDDFDNDDAVFMDMHQTMEKPARANITPRTQQASVGWRNAEPHVARPWQVSNRNTRSNDETLSQIPSVSFDLGNDWDDWSDLDDDIAVDTFLTQARSPKCNKSAHVAKSPCRPSAIAVRSIFPNKLNIPEPSPFIAGQLNQTKNPGMFGAGIATKSPDRKTTSNIAAPPPQIFKFFSPMGVLLDAVATDCGNSKEEEAFLGIFDGIF; from the exons ATGACCAAGATGTTGGACTCAAATGACTGCACCTTGTCCTTGGACAATCTTTTTTTTGAGAAGCCAATCGTCCACAAAGT AAAGCCGCTGAACCATGAGGTCAGTCTGAGTCCACAGCAGTTGGAAGCGCCACAATCTCTTTTCCAGATTCCAGATACTCACGTTATGCAGGAAGAGGCAGAGTCTATCGCTACCGAGCACA GTTTCCAACAAAGACTGAATGAAGAGTTTCAAGACAGCACCAGTACGCTCGATGACCTTTGGGAATGTCAAGGTTTTCGGGATCTCTGTCATGATCCCCGTCAAAGTAGCATAGACGCAAAAGATGACAGTCTGCAAGATACTGATGGAGGAACCACCAGCTTGAAGTATTCTTCTGTGGGTGACAGAAAAGGCCTACCTCTGCAGAGAAG CTTGTTCAAGGTTCCCGTGTCAAGGCGCGGAGGTGACTCGTCAAACCCAAACGACCTCTATAGTAGTCACACAGCATCTAGACCTCAAACTTTCCCCAGTcccgtctccatggcaacagcgcctcatcctcctcttcagTCACTAAGGGCGACATTTAGCCAGGCTGCTCCTCCTTCCCCCTTCCTACCCCCTCCTCTGGTCTCATCAGCAACGAGCAGGCAGAACAAGGGCACAACGAGAGCCTTGGTTGCACCCGCTGTGCgtcagccgctccacctccaaG GATCTTCAGGATCTGCCGTTTTGCGCCCAGTCTCCGAAATCC CAGAAAAATTCAGACCCGTCTTCAGCGAGTTCCCCGTTTTTAACTACGTCCAGTCTAAGGCCCTAGATGAC ATTCTCTACACAGACAAGAACTTTGTGGCATGCGCTCCTACCGGATCTGGTAAAACTGTGCTGTTTGAACTGGCCATCATCCACATGTTAATGGAGACCTCAGCGCCTTGGAGAGGCGTCAAAGCTGTATACA TGGCCCCCATCAAAGCTCTCTGCAGTCAGTGCTTTGAGAACTGGACCAAGAAGTTTGGTCCTCTGGGGATAAGCTGCAAGGAGCTGACAGGCGACACCGAGATTGACGACTTATTTGAAATTATGAACTCCCATATCATCTTGACCACTCCA GAAAAATGGGACAGCATGACAAGAAAGTGGAAGCACAACTCTCTGCTGCAGTTGGTCAGACTCTTCCTTATAGATGAG GTTCATGTAGTGAAGGATGCAACCCGTGGTGCCACTCTCGAAGTGGTAGTTAGCAGGATGAAGGCTATCCACGCCTTCAGAACAATCCAGAGTCACGACGCGGGCGTCTCGATGAGGTTCGTGGCTGTGTCGGCCACCGTACCTAATGTTTCCGAC ATTGCCGACTGGTTGTCCAGCGAGAAGGGTCCGGCTACCTATCTGGCGTTGGGTGAGATCCACCGCCCGGTGAAACTGAAGAAAGTGGTGCTCGGATTCCCTTGTACCCCGAACCAAACAGAGTTCAAGTTCGACTTGTCTCTCAATTACAAGATGGCCAAAATCATACAGACCTACTCCGACCAGAAGCCTGCTTTAGTG TTTTGCTCCACCAGAAAAGGAACCCAGCAGTCAGCTGCTGTTCTGGCAAAGGATACACGCTTTATTATGACCGTGGAACACAAGCAAAg GTTGATGGAATACGCACAGTCCATTCTGGATTCACAATTAAAAG AGCTGGTGAGAGTGGGAGTCGGTTTCCACCACGCTGGAGTCGACGCATCAGACAGAAAATTGATCGAGAAGGCCTTCGCTCTCGGAGACCTGCCTGTCCTTT TTACGACGCGCACTCTGGCCATGGGAGTGAACCTGCCTGCTCACTTGGTGGTGATCAAGTCCACCATGCAGTATGTTGCAGGCTCCTGTGAGGAGTACAGTGATTCGGACCTGCTGCAGATGATTGGCCGGGCTGGAAGACCTCAG TTTGACACATCTGCCACAGCAGTGATCATGACCAAAATGCAAACCAGAGACAAGCTTATGAAAGTCATGAATGGGATGGAGATTATCGAAAGCAG TTTGCACACTCACCTAGTAGAGCACCTGAACGCCGAGATCGTTCTCCAAACCATCAGCGACGTCAACATGGCTCTGGACTGGATACGTTCCACCTTTCTCTACATCCGAGCGCTGAAGAACCCAAAACACTATG GATTCTCTGCTAACATAGACAGATGTGGAATTGAAGCAAAACTTCAAG AACTGTGTCTGAAGAACCTCAACTCTCTGTCTTCGATCAACCTGATCACTATGGATGAAGACATCAATATTAAACCTACAG AGGCCGGCAGGTTGATGGCAAGGTACTGCGTTGCCTTCAATACCATGCTGCAGTACAGCAAAGTATCTGGCACGGAAAACCTCTCGGACGTG ATTAAGCTGGTGTCGAAGAGCAAAGAGTTCAGTGACATTCAGCTGAGGGTGACTGAGAAGAGGTCCTTGAATACCTTGAACCTGGACAAGAACAGAACAACCATCAG GTTTCCGATGGAAGGAAAGATCAAAAGCAATGATATGAAAGTCAACTGGTGGGTCCTTTCTCTCCCTTTAGCATACTTTGAACGGTATTCCAAGTTTGTGCTTTTCTCGCCTTGCAGCTTGATTCAAGCTCAGCTGGGGTCCATCTCAATTCAAGAGTTCGGCCTCACACAGGATACAGCCAGAATATTCCGGATCGGGATGCGCATCAGCAAGT GCCTTTCCGAATACCTGAGTCAGCATTCCAAGATGGGTTTCAGTATTCTGCTCAACTCTCTGATCCTGGCCAAATGTTTCCGAGCAAAACTTTGGGAGAACTCTCCGTATGTCTCCAAACAGGTTGACAAGATCG GCCAAACGCTGTCAACTGCTATGGTGAATGCCGGACTCACCACCTTCAGCAAGATTGAGCAAACCAACCCGAGGGAGATTGAAATG ATTCTCAACAGACACCCACCATTTGGAAACCAAATCAAGGAATTTGTCCTGCACCTTCCCAAGTACGAGGTCACCTTGGAGCAG CTGCCAAGATACAGTTGCAGTACGGCAGAGATTCTCGTCAAGGTTGGCCTCAAAAACCGAGAAGTGCTGCTGAGCAAGAGAACGGCTCCGGACAGTCACTATGTTTCTCTGCTCGTTGGAGACTCTGACAACAATTGCGTCTTCCAGCAGAAATTCAC TGACCTGTTGCTGTTGAAGTGCAGCAGCTGGTCAAAGAAGATCGAAGTGACAAAGGCCTCGACGGGAGATGAGATCAGCGTTAATCTCATCAGTTCGGAATATG TTGGCCTAGACATCCAGCAGAAGTTCAACGTGTTCTACTCGGGAAAAGACAGGTCTGAGACTGCGCCTCTAAAGGGAAACGTAACATCTCGGGAGCAAG GCAATAAAAGACAGTGCAACCATCTCTGCAAGAATAAGGAGCAGTGCGGCCATGAGTGTT GTAAAAGCGGTGTGACTGTGGTCCGGAAGAAGCCGGCAGCCAAAGccaattgtttttcttcatatctGAGCGATCTGAGAAGAAGATGTGACACACTTCCACCCACTCCAGTCAAGCGACTCAAG GTGAAAATGAAGGAGAACTTTTCGGGTGTCAACATGCAGCAGTTTTTATACAATGCTAAGCAACGACAAACCAG CGATGACGGATACCAGCAAAGTGCAATGATGGATCCGAGCGCAGGCAGTTCCTCCCAGTATGAGCACCATATGGACGACTTTGACAATG ATGATGCCGTATTTATGGACATGCACCAAACAATGGAGAAGCCAGCCCGAGCTAATATCACACCCCGTACCCAGCAAG CTTCCGTTGGGTGGAGGAACGCCGAACCACATGTTGCT AGACCCTGGCAAGTGTCGAATCGAAACACTCGCAGCAACGATGAGACATTGTCCCAAATACCAAGTGTCAGCTTTGACCTCGGAAATGATTGGGATGACTGGAGCGACTTGGACGACGACATTGCGGTTGACACGTTTCTGACTCAAGCTCGGTCACCTAAATGCAACAAATCag CTCATGTGGCTAAATCACCATGCCGCCCCTCTGCCATTGCAGTGAG atCAATTTTCCCAAACAAACTCAACATTCCTGAGCCCTCTCCTTTTATTGCTGGAC